In a genomic window of Paramicrobacterium chengjingii:
- a CDS encoding isochorismatase family protein: MTRALLIIDVQNDFTEGGALGVFGGADVARNVTRWLNLASRRYGTVVASRDWHHATDDNGGHFAPDGVDPDFVSTWPVHCVADTQGAEYHPAFDTSPVSIHVRKGQGVPAYSAFQGETDDGRTLVRALTEAGVTEIDAVGIATDHCVRASVLDAIDAGMHVTVLTDLIAGVAAEPSAAALDEMAVHGAILAKSSEVPTE, from the coding sequence GTGACGCGCGCATTGCTGATCATCGATGTTCAGAACGACTTCACGGAAGGCGGAGCGCTCGGCGTTTTCGGCGGAGCCGATGTCGCCCGCAATGTCACTCGATGGCTGAACCTTGCTTCCCGACGCTATGGAACGGTTGTCGCCTCGCGTGACTGGCACCATGCGACTGACGACAACGGTGGCCATTTTGCGCCAGACGGCGTAGACCCTGACTTTGTCTCGACGTGGCCCGTGCACTGCGTCGCCGACACTCAAGGAGCCGAGTATCACCCGGCCTTCGACACGTCGCCCGTGAGCATCCATGTGCGCAAAGGGCAGGGTGTTCCCGCGTACTCGGCGTTCCAGGGAGAGACCGACGACGGTCGCACACTCGTTCGGGCACTGACCGAGGCCGGAGTCACCGAGATCGACGCGGTCGGCATCGCGACAGATCATTGCGTGCGAGCATCCGTTCTTGACGCAATTGACGCCGGGATGCACGTGACGGTGCTGACTGATCTGATCGCCGGTGTCGCCGCCGAACCCAGTGCAGCCGCCCTCGATGAGATGGCCGTGCACGGCGCAATCCTCGCAAAATCGAGCGAAGTGCCGACCGAGTAG
- the dacB gene encoding D-alanyl-D-alanine carboxypeptidase/D-alanyl-D-alanine endopeptidase has product MSIPPRSSWRRRALWVVGTVGAVLLAGGSLAAGAAFESPTALAASASATPTPTPTPDPRPVAESPVPANGIRQCSVADAASDPLLHTLQARVVNAQTGELLYDRDSTHPAATASNLKLITAAAALETFGPDFRISTPVMEGSDPGTIVLVGQGDMTLSRMPSGQESVYPGAAHLDALAAAVQKAWTAAGHTEAISRIILDSSAFTGETWLPSWDTKGMREGYQSHVTALQVDADRFYPANEYSPRGSDPVSRAGEAFASYFPGATTSLGTAPEDAEQLAAVESPPVSALVEYMLRYSDNMIAESLGRLVAIEEGAGSTFAALADGIPAALDPIGIDTSDLTIVDGSGLSALNAVPNSYFTKLLRGIELGEIDMPSILEGLPVAGETGTLRYDSRFSGDAEVATGHVRAKTGWIQTAYTLSGVIDADDGTTLIFSIYALGDEPLPSTTAHAVDMLATGFYRCGNTLSNM; this is encoded by the coding sequence GTGTCCATCCCTCCTCGATCCTCATGGCGTCGGCGCGCCCTCTGGGTCGTCGGTACAGTCGGCGCTGTGCTGCTTGCCGGGGGTTCCCTCGCAGCTGGAGCGGCGTTCGAGAGCCCGACGGCCCTCGCAGCAAGTGCCAGCGCCACGCCGACTCCAACGCCAACGCCTGACCCCCGGCCGGTCGCCGAGTCTCCGGTGCCCGCGAACGGCATCCGTCAGTGCTCTGTCGCCGACGCGGCATCCGACCCGCTGCTTCACACGCTGCAGGCGCGCGTCGTCAACGCTCAGACCGGAGAGCTTCTCTATGACCGCGATTCCACGCACCCCGCCGCCACCGCGAGCAACCTCAAGCTGATCACCGCTGCCGCCGCACTCGAGACCTTTGGCCCTGACTTTCGCATCTCCACTCCGGTGATGGAGGGCAGCGATCCCGGAACGATCGTGCTTGTCGGCCAAGGCGATATGACGCTCAGCCGTATGCCCTCAGGGCAAGAGTCGGTGTATCCGGGTGCCGCACACTTAGACGCATTGGCTGCGGCGGTTCAGAAGGCGTGGACCGCCGCTGGCCACACCGAGGCCATCAGCCGCATCATTCTCGACAGCAGCGCATTCACAGGCGAAACGTGGCTCCCCAGTTGGGACACCAAGGGAATGCGGGAAGGGTATCAGTCGCACGTGACCGCGCTGCAGGTCGATGCCGACCGGTTCTACCCCGCGAACGAGTATTCGCCGAGGGGGAGCGACCCCGTTTCGCGGGCTGGAGAGGCGTTCGCATCGTACTTCCCCGGCGCAACGACTTCTCTCGGAACGGCGCCAGAGGATGCCGAGCAACTCGCCGCCGTCGAATCACCGCCTGTGAGCGCCCTCGTCGAGTACATGCTGCGGTACAGCGACAACATGATCGCCGAGTCGCTCGGGCGCCTTGTTGCGATCGAAGAAGGTGCGGGCAGCACGTTCGCCGCGCTCGCCGATGGGATTCCCGCGGCGCTCGACCCCATTGGAATCGACACGAGTGACCTGACGATCGTCGATGGCTCGGGCCTCAGCGCGCTGAACGCCGTGCCCAATAGCTACTTTACGAAGCTGCTGCGCGGCATTGAGCTCGGCGAAATCGACATGCCGTCGATTCTGGAGGGGCTGCCGGTCGCGGGCGAGACGGGCACATTGCGTTACGACAGCCGATTCTCAGGGGACGCCGAGGTGGCGACCGGGCACGTGAGGGCGAAGACCGGGTGGATTCAGACGGCGTATACGCTGTCAGGTGTGATCGATGCCGACGACGGAACGACCTTGATCTTCTCGATCTACGCGCTCGGAGACGAGCCGCTGCCGAGCACGACCGCCCACGCGGTGGATATGCTGGCCACCGGCTTTTATCGTTGCGGAAACACCCTGTCGAATATGTGA